A stretch of the Porifericola rhodea genome encodes the following:
- a CDS encoding STAS domain-containing protein encodes MDRIPILKMGDFLLVTIQVDMYDRLALNLENDLIQMVNKHEAKGVLIDISAVSIVDSFMGRIIGNIATMSKILDAETVVVGMQPAVAITLVELGLPLSGVHTALNVEKGMQLLQDRINSSDFHIDDAEADWDDDDDQLE; translated from the coding sequence ATGGATAGAATTCCAATATTAAAAATGGGTGACTTCCTCCTGGTGACCATACAGGTGGATATGTATGACAGGCTGGCACTTAACCTGGAAAATGATTTGATTCAAATGGTAAACAAGCATGAGGCAAAAGGTGTTCTTATAGATATATCAGCCGTATCCATTGTAGATTCATTTATGGGAAGGATTATCGGGAATATTGCTACCATGTCCAAAATACTGGATGCCGAAACTGTTGTAGTAGGTATGCAACCCGCAGTGGCCATTACGCTTGTAGAGCTTGGCTTACCACTTTCTGGTGTACATACAGCACTAAATGTAGAAAAAGGTATGCAACTTCTACAAGACAGAATTAATAGCAGTGATTTTCACATAGATGATGCGGAAGCTGATTGGGATGATGATGATGATCAGCTTGAATAA
- a CDS encoding anti-sigma regulatory factor, with translation MMRKLIGMMMMISLNKDIIQIQSEQDVVLFRHRLREHAQKISMSVVNQTKLITASSELVRNILAYAGQGKATIEVVSESLKTGVKVIFEDSGPGIADISKAMQDGYSTGKSLGLGLPGAKRLVNYFDIQSKVGHGTKITIIRWKR, from the coding sequence ATGATGCGGAAGCTGATTGGGATGATGATGATGATCAGCTTGAATAAGGATATCATACAAATACAATCTGAGCAGGATGTGGTGCTGTTTCGGCACCGCTTGCGTGAGCATGCTCAAAAGATAAGCATGAGCGTAGTTAACCAGACTAAGCTCATTACAGCCTCCAGCGAACTGGTCAGGAATATCCTGGCCTATGCCGGGCAGGGCAAAGCTACCATAGAGGTAGTATCTGAAAGCTTAAAAACTGGTGTAAAAGTAATATTTGAAGACTCCGGGCCCGGTATCGCAGATATCAGTAAAGCCATGCAGGATGGCTACTCTACAGGCAAAAGCCTGGGTTTAGGCCTGCCAGGAGCAAAACGTCTGGTTAATTATTTTGATATACAGTCAAAGGTAGGGCATGGCACAAAGATTACCATCATACGATGGAAGAGGTAA